From the Natrarchaeobaculum aegyptiacum genome, one window contains:
- a CDS encoding CbiX/SirB N-terminal domain-containing protein, giving the protein MSQTDTAPTIGDEEAILLIGHGSRRERSNEQVRELAAGLESRLGIPVDAAFLELAEPSIEDALAELAAVVSRVTAVHCSLFAASHVKNDVPIAIDRARTTHDLEIDVGSHLGIHPAILDLLDDRAAAVEAQLGVDRATDDVAVVLCGRGSSDPDANGDVHKLARLLYEGRAFDRVDAAFVGVTEPRLEDTLHGLAKHRPDAVVVLPYMLGDGVLTQRVRDWTAEFDADYPYVDALAGDPLGTDSRLLDVFADRWQEARSGSVEMSCDTCKYKVDLEGYEEDVGGARAMLRALAHHEAHADREDVDDEPHAHDAPDKHVTVCTNRTCADMGSPAVLERLRQAARDSEHADARITRTSCLGRCGDGPMVAVYPDGVWYGDVDADDAGRIVSDHLDRDRIVSDLVDQLL; this is encoded by the coding sequence GACCGACACCGCACCGACGATCGGCGACGAGGAAGCCATCCTGTTGATCGGCCACGGCTCCCGTCGCGAGCGCTCGAACGAACAGGTCCGCGAACTGGCCGCCGGCCTCGAGTCCCGGCTGGGGATTCCGGTCGACGCGGCCTTCCTCGAACTGGCCGAGCCGTCGATCGAGGACGCGCTCGCCGAACTCGCGGCGGTCGTCTCGCGAGTGACCGCGGTCCACTGCTCGCTGTTCGCCGCGAGCCACGTCAAAAACGACGTCCCAATCGCGATCGACCGCGCCCGCACGACTCACGACCTCGAGATCGACGTCGGCTCTCACCTCGGGATCCACCCGGCGATCCTCGACCTGCTCGACGACCGGGCGGCGGCCGTCGAGGCCCAACTCGGCGTCGACCGCGCGACCGACGACGTCGCCGTCGTGCTCTGTGGCCGGGGATCGAGCGATCCCGACGCAAACGGCGACGTCCACAAACTCGCGCGCCTGCTCTACGAGGGACGTGCGTTCGACCGCGTCGACGCGGCCTTCGTCGGAGTCACCGAACCGCGACTCGAGGATACCCTCCACGGGCTGGCCAAGCACCGGCCGGACGCGGTCGTCGTCCTGCCGTACATGCTCGGCGACGGCGTCCTCACCCAGCGGGTGCGGGACTGGACCGCCGAGTTCGACGCCGACTACCCCTACGTCGACGCGCTTGCCGGCGATCCGCTCGGGACCGACTCCCGGCTGCTCGACGTCTTCGCCGATCGCTGGCAGGAAGCCCGGTCGGGGAGCGTCGAGATGTCCTGTGACACCTGCAAGTACAAGGTCGACCTCGAGGGCTACGAGGAGGACGTCGGCGGCGCTCGCGCGATGCTCCGGGCGCTGGCTCACCACGAGGCCCACGCCGACCGCGAGGACGTCGACGACGAGCCACACGCCCACGACGCGCCCGACAAGCACGTGACGGTCTGTACGAACCGGACCTGCGCCGACATGGGCTCACCCGCGGTGCTCGAGCGGCTCCGGCAGGCCGCCCGTGACTCCGAGCACGCCGACGCGCGGATCACCCGGACCTCCTGTCTCGGTCGCTGTGGCGACGGCCCGATGGTCGCCGTCTACCCGGACGGCGTCTGGTACGGCGACGTCGATGCCGACGACGCCGGACGGATCGTCTCGGACCACCTCGACCGTGACCGCATCGTGAGCGACCTCGTCGACCAGTTGCTGTAG